A genomic segment from Methanolobus zinderi encodes:
- a CDS encoding RNA ligase produces MTDKNGIDIEKAAEFLDLPPSRFSGLLEKRTIIHNWDEYQNLFRFDSHVSGIEEGSVLIVKDDGFELIRGFPKIKRAMTLVPSIERNFSEAGSVIVEEKMNGYNVRVTEYMGELIALTRSGHVCPYSTERARHLLNHDFFEQHPELVIYGEMVGPDNPYVPKDIYGLESLDFFVFDIRHKTDGKPLPVMKRRELAGNYGFTQVKLFGEFDIQQASAEITEIIRELGKTEHEGVVIKDPEMVLQPIKYTCSEGNNADLRHAFRFYNDSGRDYMFPRVVREGFQSFEWNESEEELKQRCLRLGESILRPMIQSIREVENNERISEDVRIRVKDRDTIDRFRSYLERLGVDVVFSEPERVGDEYLVRINKVNQSTTDKTKSILEGQLWS; encoded by the coding sequence ATGACAGATAAAAATGGAATAGACATTGAAAAGGCGGCGGAGTTTCTTGATCTGCCGCCGTCAAGATTTTCCGGACTTCTCGAAAAAAGGACCATAATCCACAACTGGGACGAATATCAGAATCTTTTCAGGTTCGATAGTCATGTTTCCGGCATAGAGGAAGGCAGTGTGCTCATCGTAAAAGATGATGGCTTCGAGCTTATCAGGGGCTTTCCCAAGATAAAAAGGGCTATGACGCTTGTTCCTTCCATCGAGAGGAATTTCAGCGAGGCAGGGTCTGTAATTGTTGAAGAGAAGATGAATGGTTACAATGTACGTGTTACCGAGTACATGGGAGAGCTGATCGCCCTGACACGCAGCGGTCATGTCTGCCCGTATTCCACAGAACGCGCACGTCATCTGTTAAATCATGATTTCTTCGAGCAACACCCGGAACTTGTGATCTACGGGGAGATGGTGGGACCGGATAATCCATACGTTCCAAAGGATATCTATGGTCTGGAATCCCTTGATTTCTTTGTTTTTGACATAAGGCACAAAACAGATGGCAAACCGCTTCCTGTTATGAAGCGACGGGAACTTGCCGGGAATTACGGTTTCACCCAGGTGAAGCTTTTCGGAGAATTCGATATTCAGCAAGCATCTGCAGAGATCACTGAAATAATCAGGGAACTTGGTAAAACAGAGCATGAAGGAGTTGTTATCAAGGATCCCGAAATGGTATTGCAACCAATTAAATACACGTGTTCGGAAGGTAACAATGCTGACCTGAGACATGCATTTCGCTTCTATAACGACAGCGGAAGAGACTATATGTTCCCAAGGGTCGTAAGAGAGGGATTCCAGTCCTTTGAATGGAATGAGAGTGAGGAAGAACTTAAACAGCGTTGTCTCAGACTCGGGGAAAGTATACTCCGACCCATGATACAGTCCATCAGGGAAGTGGAAAACAATGAGCGTATTTCCGAGGATGTCCGCATACGTGTGAAAGACAGGGACACCATAGACAGGTTCAGGTCCTATCTTGAGAGACTTGGTGTTGATGTAGTCTTCAGCGAGCCTGAAAGAGTTGGTGATGAATACCTGGTAAGGATCAATAAAGTAAATCAAAGTACAACCGATAAAACAAAGAGTATACTCGAAGGTCAGCTATGGTCATGA